The Miscanthus floridulus cultivar M001 chromosome 7, ASM1932011v1, whole genome shotgun sequence genome includes a region encoding these proteins:
- the LOC136467594 gene encoding inorganic pyrophosphatase TTM1-like, which translates to MDQHDSMSDSPRRRYNLLRDKVQLVKRKDSNRYEIVRFHDSLSFEKGFFVVIRACQLLAQHNDGIIFVGVAGPSGAGKTVFTEKVVNFMPDVAVISMDNYNDATRIVDGNFDDPRLTDYDTLLENIHGLKEGRSVQVPIYDFKSSCRTGYRTVDVPSSRIVIIEGIYALSEKLRPVMDLRVSVTGGVHFDLVKRVLRDIQRAGQEPEEIIHQISETVYPMYKAFIEPDLETAHIKITNKFNPFSGFQNPMYILKSARSLAPEKIKAVLGDDHKESNEETYDIYLLPPGEDPEACQSYLRMRNREGKYNLMFEEWVTDNSFIISPRITFEVSVRLLGGLMALGYTIAAILKRSSCVFSDGKATVKIDWLEQLNRQYIQVQGRDRLYVKFVADQLGLDGSYIPRTYIEQIQLEKLINDVMALPEDLKTKLSIDDELVSSPKEAFSRVSADRRNKLMKSGLSQSYSTHGDKNIVKLSKLTETNRRFGAGRALEPPAINQGAITQLSEQISTLNERMDEFTSRVEELNSKFTVKKHLPSQQNLALPNDACNGSTPTNLFVSQLGNGTLIPHSSSSNQLAKDSPMIEEIMNISRGQRQVIHQLDNLTNLLHEHLVLTRQANTASRNRVLDIDTVICPLICLTVASIGYFMFKGLNRC; encoded by the exons ATGGACCAACATGATTCCATGTCTGACTCACCAAGGAGGCGGTACAACCTTCTGCGCGACAAGGTCCAACTGGTGAAAAGGAAGGACTCAAATCGCTATGAGATTGTCCGCTTCCATGATTCATTGTCTTTTGAGAAAGGCTTCTTTGTTGTGATCCGTGCTTGCCAGCTCTTGGCGCAGCACAATGACGGGATAATATTTGTTGGTGTTGCTGGCCCCTCTGGTGCTGGGAAGACGGTGTTTACTGAGAAGGTGGTCAATTTCATGCCTGATGTTGCTGTGATATCAATGGACAACTATAATGACGCAACTCGCATAGTCGATGGCAATTTTGATG ATCCACGTCTGACAGACTATGACACACTGCTGGAAAATATTCATGGTCTGAAGGAAGGAAGGTCAGTTCAGGTTCCAATATATGATTTCAAGTCGAGCTGCCGGACCGGTTATAG AACAGTTGATGTCCCTAGCTCCCGAATTGTTATCATTGAAGGTATTTATGCACTGAGTGAGAAGTTACGGCCTGTGATGGACTTGCGTGTTTCTGTCACTGGTGGTGTCCATTTTGATCTAGTGAAGAGGGTTTTAAGGGATATACAGCGAGCTGGCCAGGAGCCTGAAGAAATAATTCATCAGATCTCTGAAACG GTTTATCCAATGTACAAGGCTTTCATCGAACCAGATTTGGAGACCGCACATATTAAAATCACCAACAAGTTCAACCCATTCTCAGGGTTCCAAAATCCTATGTACATTCTAAAG TcagcaaggtctctagcacctgaGAAAATCAAGGCTGTGCTTGGTGATGATCATAAGGAAAGCAACGAAGAAACTTATGATATATATCTACTTCCACCTGGTGAAGACCCAGAAGCCTGCCAATCTTACTTGAGAATGCGGAATAGGGAAGGGAAATATAATCTAATGTTTGAG GAATGGGTAACCGACAATTCTTTTATCATATCACCAAGGATCACTTTTGAAGTCAGTGTACGTCTTCTTGGTGGTTTGATGGCATTGGGATATACTATAGCAGCTATACTGAAGAGAAGCAGTTGTGTTTTTTCTGATGGCAAGGCAACTGTTAAAATTGATTGGCTGGAACAACTTAACAGACAGTATATACAA GTGCAAGGAAGAGATCGTCTTTATGTTAAATTTGTAGCGGATCAGTTAGGCTTGGATGGTTCTTATATACCACGCACATATATTGAACAAATTCAGCTGGAGAAATTGATTAACGATGTTATG GCGTTACCAGAAGATTTGAAGACAAAGCTCAGCATCGATGATGAGCTGGTCTCAAGTCCAAAGGAAGCCTTTTCCCGTGTTTCTGCTGATCGGAGGAACAAGCTTATGAAGAG TGGCCTATCTCAATCATATTCAACGCATGGAGACAAAAATATTGTGAAATTGAGTAAACTAACAGAAACCAACAGGAGGTTTGGTGCAGGGCGAGCCCTTGAACCGCCTGCTATCAACCAG GGTGCAATCACCCAGCTTTCAGAACAGATATCAACATTGAATGAAAGGATGGATGAGTTTACCTCTCGAGTTGAAGAACTCAATTCAAAATTTACGGTGAAGAAACATTTGCCCAGTCAGCAGAACTTAGCTCTTCCAAATGATGCTTGTAATGGTTCAACACCTACAAATCTCTTTGTCTCTCAGTTAGGCAATGGTACTCTGATACCTCATTCTTCATCGTCAAACCAACTTGCAAAGGATTCCCCGATGATTGAAGag ATTATGAACATATCAAGAGGTCAGCGCCAGGTTATACATCAGCTCGACAATCTAACCAACCTGCTTCATGAGCATTTGGTCTTAACACGCCAAGCAAATACCGCTAGCAGGAACCGGGTGCTGGATATCGACACAGTCATCTGTCCACTTATTTGCCTGACTGTTGCCAGTATTGGGTACTTCATGTTTAAAGGTCTCAACAGGTGCTGA
- the LOC136467595 gene encoding carbamoyl phosphate synthase small chain, chloroplastic-like, whose amino-acid sequence MAAPPVTAPATSGCLSGAKARWAAERSSSSFAVSSPAIGLCQFGSRVLSVRAKVATGVQRASVVDDGAERPWKLSDARLVLEDGSVWRAKSFGASGTQVGEVVFNTSLTGYQEILTDPSYAGQIVLMTNPHIGNTGVNPDDEESNQCFLGGLIIRNLSICTSNWRCKETLEEYLIKRNIMGIYDVDTRAITRRLREDGSLIGVLSTDQSQTDNELLEMAQKWKIVGVDLISGVTCDAPYEWSDKTNSEWEFKRDQSSETFHVVAYDFGIKHNILRRLTSYGCKITVVPANWPASEVLNLKPDGVLFSNGPGDPAAVPYAVKTVQEIIGKVPVFGICMGHQLIGQALGGKTFKMKFGHHGGNHPVCDLRSGRVDISAQNHNYAVDPESLPEGAKVTHVNLNDNSCAGLQYSKMKLMSLQYHPESSPGPHDSDTAFGEFIELMKSNRL is encoded by the exons ATGGCGGCGCCTCCGGTCACGGCTCCCGCGACCTCCGGGTGTCTGTCCGGTGCCAAGGCGCGCTGGGCTGCTGAGCGGAGCTCCAGCTCGTTTGCCGTCTCGTCTCCTGCGATTGGCCTCTGCCAATTTGGGAGCCGCGTCCTCAGCGTCCGTGCCAAG GTTGCCACCGGCGTGCAGAGGGCCAGCGTTGTGGATGATGGAG CGGAAAGGCCGTGGAAGCTCAGTGATGCTCGTCTTGTCCTGGAAGATGGTTCTGTGTGGAGGGCCAAGTCTTTTGGTGCTTCAGGAACACAAGTCGGTGAAGTTGTTTTCAACACATCACTGACAgg CTATCAGGAGATTTTGACTGATCCAAGCTATGCTGGTCAAATTGTCCTGATGACCAATCCCCATATTGGGAACACTGGCGTTAATCCTG atgatgaagaatcaaaccAATGTTTTCTTGGTGGCCTAATCATAAGAAATCTAAGCATATG TACTTCCAACTGGCGATGCAAAGAAACACTTGAAGAATATCTGATTAAGAGGAACATCATGGGAATAT ATGACGTGGATACACGTGCTATAACACGAAGATTAAGAGAAGATGGTAGTCTTATTGGTGTCTTGAGTACTGATCAGTCTCAGACAGACAATGAGTTGTTGGAAATGGCCCAAAAGTGGAAAATTGTTG GAGTGGATTTGATTAGTGGTGTCACATGTGATGCTCCATATGAATGGTCGGACAAGACCAATTCAGAATGGGAGTTCAAGAGGGATCAGTCAAGTGAAACTTTCCAT GTGGTTGCCTATGACTTTGGTATCAAGCATAATATTTTGAGACGATTGACATCATATGGATGTAAAATAACAGTTGTTCCAGCAAATTGGCCTGCTTCAGAGGTACTCAATTTGAAGCCTGATGGTGTTCTTTTTAGCAATGGTCCTGGAGATCCAGCTGCAGTTCCGTATGCTGTGAAGACAGTACAAGAAATAATTGGGAAGGTTCCTGTTTTTGGCATCTGTATGGGCCACCAATTGATTGGGCAGGCTCTTGGTGGGAAGACATTTAAAATGAAATTTGGTCATCATGGCGGGAATCACCCTGTCTGCGATCTCCGTAGTGGACGTGTAGACATAAGTGCACAG AACCATAACTACGCAGTTGACCCAGAATCACTTCCAGAAGGAGCAAAAGTAACTCACGTCAATCTCAACGATAATAGTTGCGCTGGCCTTCAGTACTCCAAGATGAAGCTTATGTCTCTCCAGTACCATCCTGAGTCTTCCCCAGGTCCGCATGACTCAGACACAG CCTTCGGTGAGTTTATAGAGCTCATGAAGAGCAACAGATTGTGa